The Microbulbifer sp. YPW1 genome contains a region encoding:
- a CDS encoding DUF4381 domain-containing protein: protein MPLPVPLTQASPAPQNPPPGNPVSPEMQALLNQLKDIHEPAAIGWWPLAPGWWILAGVIIALLFAAGWLALRLREKKRRNLYRAEGVRLLRSVALDEPRAVEEINTLLKRVAVVTFGRDSCAPLTGQRWIGFLESAVEQPMPEAAQRALLESLYSASAGSHTDLQALRDFAIRWVREHRLPQADISQPASPSLAESQHV from the coding sequence ATGCCGCTGCCCGTGCCACTGACCCAGGCATCGCCTGCGCCGCAGAACCCGCCACCCGGCAATCCGGTCTCGCCTGAAATGCAGGCGCTACTGAACCAGCTCAAGGACATCCACGAGCCTGCCGCGATCGGTTGGTGGCCCCTGGCACCGGGCTGGTGGATACTCGCCGGTGTGATCATCGCACTACTCTTTGCTGCCGGTTGGCTGGCACTGCGCCTGCGCGAGAAAAAACGTCGTAATCTCTACCGCGCTGAAGGCGTGCGCTTGCTGCGCTCGGTCGCACTGGATGAACCGCGCGCGGTGGAGGAAATCAATACCCTGCTGAAACGGGTCGCGGTGGTAACCTTTGGCCGAGATAGCTGTGCGCCACTGACGGGGCAGCGCTGGATCGGGTTTCTCGAGTCCGCTGTCGAACAGCCGATGCCAGAGGCCGCACAACGCGCGCTACTGGAAAGCCTTTACAGCGCCTCTGCCGGTTCTCATACGGATCTGCAAGCACTGCGCGACTTCGCGATTCGCTGGGTGCGTGAACACCGACTGCCGCAGGCAGACATTTCCCAGCCCGCTTCCCCCTCTCTCGCGGAGAGCCAGCATGTTTGA
- a CDS encoding MoxR family ATPase produces the protein MDTRPQIKILGDWLEQQIIGQEVLVNRILIGLLADGHLLVEGAPGLAKTKAIKTLADAIEGDFHRVQFTPDLLPADITGTDIYRPETGEFHFQPGPVFHNLILADEINRAPAKVQSALLEAMAERQISVGRKTYSLPDLFLVMATQNPIEQEGTYPLPEAQLDRFLMQVNLHYPGAEAETKILQLARSEASHGESRPESIISQETIFAARKEILDMTMVEAVETYIVQLVIATREPQRYDDELAAWLDFGASPRATIALDRCARAHAWLAGRDYVTPDDVMAIAPDVLRHRLLLSFEAEAAGASADQVIHRLLQQVPAI, from the coding sequence ATGGACACACGCCCACAGATAAAAATTCTGGGTGATTGGCTCGAGCAGCAGATTATTGGCCAAGAGGTTCTGGTCAACCGCATTCTGATAGGTTTGCTGGCCGATGGACACCTTCTGGTGGAGGGGGCGCCGGGCCTGGCCAAGACCAAGGCGATCAAAACCCTCGCCGATGCCATTGAGGGGGATTTCCACCGGGTACAGTTCACTCCTGACCTGCTGCCCGCGGATATTACCGGCACGGATATCTACCGTCCGGAAACCGGCGAATTCCATTTCCAGCCGGGACCGGTGTTCCACAACCTGATTCTTGCGGATGAGATCAACCGCGCGCCGGCCAAAGTACAATCCGCCTTACTGGAAGCCATGGCCGAGCGCCAGATCAGCGTCGGGCGCAAAACCTACTCGCTACCGGACCTGTTTCTGGTGATGGCCACCCAGAACCCCATTGAACAGGAAGGTACCTATCCCCTGCCCGAGGCCCAGCTGGACCGCTTTTTGATGCAGGTGAACCTGCACTACCCGGGTGCCGAGGCAGAGACAAAAATTCTTCAGCTGGCGCGTTCCGAAGCCAGCCACGGCGAGAGCCGCCCCGAGTCCATCATCAGCCAGGAAACCATCTTTGCCGCGCGCAAGGAGATTCTGGACATGACCATGGTGGAAGCAGTGGAAACGTACATCGTGCAACTCGTCATCGCCACCCGCGAACCCCAGCGCTACGATGACGAGCTGGCAGCGTGGCTGGACTTTGGCGCCAGCCCCCGCGCCACCATCGCGCTGGACCGCTGCGCCCGCGCCCATGCGTGGCTCGCCGGGCGGGACTACGTCACACCAGACGACGTCATGGCCATCGCACCGGATGTGCTCCGTCACCGTCTGCTGCTGAGCTTTGAAGCAGAGGCCGCCGGCGCCAGCGCAGACCAGGTCATTCACCGCCTGCTGCAACAGGTCCCGGCCATTTAA
- a CDS encoding DUF58 domain-containing protein: MQKAINHNDLNIRGAYPTVAPLVRLRHIARQLRLFKPRVNRSDQAGNLLTRYRGRGMNFEEVRYYQPGDDVRSIDWRVTARTGKTHTKLFQEERERPVVILLDLRSPMFFGSQNAFKSVAACSIASALCWSGLQHGDRIGALLFSDNGVDTVRPRRSHHAVLAAIHGMVETANALQSPIPANGSQPLSVLLEEARRIARPGSALFLVSDCHDLDESCEQPLYLLTRHADLQVLRITDPLEQQLPEQALTISDGKQRTFLGKSSRGLRQQFADHQHQVREQTAQLCRRLHLPLVDFDNTLPVVPVLLGTYGERQPSPSRRTV; the protein is encoded by the coding sequence GTGCAGAAAGCCATCAATCACAACGACCTGAACATTCGCGGCGCCTATCCTACGGTGGCGCCACTGGTGCGCCTGCGCCACATCGCCCGCCAACTGCGCCTGTTCAAGCCGCGGGTCAATCGCAGCGATCAGGCGGGCAACCTGCTCACCCGCTACCGCGGGCGCGGCATGAACTTCGAAGAAGTCCGCTACTACCAGCCCGGCGACGATGTACGCTCTATCGATTGGCGGGTAACTGCGCGCACCGGCAAGACCCACACCAAGTTGTTTCAGGAGGAGCGGGAACGGCCGGTGGTCATCCTGCTGGATCTGCGCTCGCCCATGTTTTTCGGCAGCCAGAATGCTTTCAAGTCAGTCGCGGCCTGCAGCATCGCCTCCGCACTCTGCTGGTCCGGACTGCAGCACGGGGACCGGATTGGCGCGCTGCTGTTTTCCGATAACGGCGTGGATACGGTGCGACCGCGCCGCAGCCATCACGCAGTGCTGGCCGCCATTCACGGCATGGTGGAAACCGCCAACGCACTGCAAAGCCCCATACCGGCCAATGGCAGCCAGCCGTTGAGCGTCCTGCTGGAAGAAGCCCGACGCATTGCGCGCCCGGGGAGCGCACTGTTCCTGGTCAGTGATTGTCACGACCTCGACGAGAGCTGCGAACAGCCGCTGTATCTGCTTACCCGCCATGCGGACCTGCAGGTGCTGCGGATTACCGATCCACTCGAGCAACAGCTGCCGGAGCAGGCGCTGACCATCAGCGATGGCAAGCAGCGCACCTTTCTCGGCAAATCCAGCCGCGGGTTGCGACAACAATTTGCCGACCATCAGCACCAGGTGCGTGAGCAGACCGCGCAGCTCTGTCGTCGCCTGCATCTGCCACTGGTGGATTTTGACAATACCCTTCCGGTGGTACCGGTACTGCTGGGCACATACGGCGAACGGCAACCGTCTCCAAGCCGGAGGACGGTGTGA
- a CDS encoding VWA domain-containing protein — MFEFGLPWLFILLPLPLLARAVLPKSEPLSSALKVPYYRELRHKGGSAAGNRLNLFMLWLLWMLLVTAAARPQWYGEPISQTSSARDLLIAVDISGSMETPDMILNGNPAMRITAVKNVVGDFVLRRKGDRLGLVLFGTRAYLQAPLTFDRETVDTLLAEAQIGFAGQGTAIGDAIGLSVKRLTQRPADQRVLILLTDGANTAGEVAPLKAAELAKQADVKVYTIGVGAEEMVQPGLLGSRFGARRINPSRDLDSKTLKAIADETGGLYFRAHNPQELARIYAELDRLEPVEQEAETYRPLKSLYVWPLAICLLLSLLWAAVPLVSTGVTQLERQRQRGKMNGTNTNGGQQV; from the coding sequence ATGTTTGAGTTTGGCCTGCCCTGGCTATTCATATTGCTGCCGCTTCCGTTGCTGGCGCGAGCAGTTCTCCCCAAGAGTGAGCCACTCAGTAGTGCACTCAAAGTCCCCTACTACCGGGAATTGCGACACAAGGGAGGCAGCGCTGCGGGCAATCGCCTGAACCTATTTATGCTGTGGCTGCTGTGGATGCTGCTGGTAACTGCCGCAGCACGCCCGCAGTGGTATGGCGAGCCAATTTCGCAAACCAGTAGCGCGCGCGACCTGCTGATCGCGGTGGATATTTCCGGCAGCATGGAAACCCCGGACATGATCCTCAATGGCAACCCCGCCATGCGGATTACCGCGGTGAAAAATGTGGTGGGAGATTTCGTCCTGCGCCGCAAAGGCGATCGCCTGGGGCTGGTACTGTTTGGCACCCGCGCCTACCTGCAGGCCCCGCTCACCTTTGACCGGGAGACTGTCGACACACTGCTAGCCGAGGCCCAGATCGGGTTCGCCGGCCAGGGCACCGCGATTGGCGATGCGATCGGCCTGTCCGTAAAACGGCTTACCCAACGTCCGGCAGATCAGCGTGTGCTGATCCTGCTTACGGATGGTGCCAACACCGCCGGTGAAGTTGCACCACTCAAGGCGGCCGAACTGGCAAAACAAGCGGATGTGAAGGTGTACACCATCGGTGTAGGCGCCGAAGAAATGGTGCAACCGGGCCTGCTCGGCTCGCGCTTCGGCGCACGCCGTATCAATCCCTCGCGGGACCTGGACAGCAAAACCCTGAAGGCCATCGCCGATGAAACCGGTGGCCTGTATTTCCGCGCACACAACCCCCAGGAGCTCGCGCGTATCTATGCGGAACTGGATCGACTGGAGCCCGTGGAACAGGAAGCCGAGACCTATCGCCCGCTCAAGTCGTTATACGTCTGGCCACTGGCTATCTGCCTGCTGCTGTCACTGCTCTGGGCAGCCGTGCCCCTGGTGAGCACGGGGGTAACACAACTGGAACGCCAGCGGCAGCGCGGGAAAATGAACGGCACAAACACCAACGGAGGCCAGCAGGTATGA